The nucleotide sequence CTCTGGGGCTGTGAGATGGGCTGACTGGCTgtccctgcccccccccctcccccaacatcTGTCTCTGGAGCACCAGGGCCTTCCAGAGAAGACAGGAGGAAGCCAGTCCTGCCAACATGGCTGTGCCGCCATTTTTCTGCATCGCTGAGCCTTCCCCCGTTCTTCCCGTGGAGGCTTTGGGACTCCTTGCAGCTGGAGGACTCGTGCCCCGTGCCCCGAACCAGCGCTTGGCCCGTGTGGGGTCAGAGCCAAGGGGCCCTCGTGTCTGCCATGCCCAGGgatttgggaaagtcacttcctcCCACGTCTCCAAGGGACATTGGGGTGGCTCTCCCTCCCCCTCGGGTGGGCCGAGCACCGGCGGAGGAGCGTGGCGCCCTCCGGTCATTCCAAGTGGTCCCCAGCAGGCCTCGGTGTCTGCCAGGCATCAGCCCCCGGGTCAGGGGCAGCCAGGAAGAGTGCTCCAGCCGGCCTGGCCTCTCCCCCCACTTCCTCGAGGCTGCTGGAAAGCCGCCCCCAACCCGCTTGGCCCAGGGGCTCTGCTCATCCCTGGCCTGTGTCTGCCTCCCGCTTGGGGATAACAGTCTGCCGGCTTCAGCTGAAGCTGCTTCTCTCCAGTCTTGGCTGCCGAGGCTGCTGCATGTTGGGGTTCGAGTTATTCTGGGCGTCGGCTGGCTGGGGGGCCCGGAAAACTCCCGGATGGTGACCCATCCGAGCCATTGTGCCATCTGGCCGGTGGCCGGCTGGGAATAAAGTACTTGGAAGCCCTTGTGCCTGCCCggcttcctctctccttctgggTGAGCCCAGGCGAGTCCCGTGCTGCCTCTGGGTGCTGGGGGCCTCCAAGGGAAGCGGGCGGCCGCCTGAAGCCATGGGGGGCTCCCGGGGATTGCGGCCAGGCGCGGCAGAGCCCACGGATCGCCACCGTGGGCTTGGGGCTCGCCCAGGCCGGTGGGGGAGACACTGGGGAGGACGGACTGCCGCCAAGGGGCGTGACAGAGCCGGAGAGGAACCGGGCGGACAGCTCGAGGAGGCTGAAGAAATGACCATCTGACAAACGGGGAGAGGTGGGCCTGCCGAGGAGCAGCCGAGGCGGGACGGGGAGTTCCCTCCCTTCACGGGGGAAGCCTCCCACCGCCAGCCTCGAGGGGGGCGCGTGCCTGAGTGACCAACCAACAGGTGGCCGGATCTAGCCCCGCCTCAGAGGAGTCTGGCCTGCGGCTTCCCGTCTCGCCTCCAACTCCACTCTGGCAGGGTCCTCCCCCACCCATCCCGCCCGCTCTAGCCCCGCCTCTCCAACCTGGCCACGCCCTTCGGTTCAGCCTTCTCCTTGGTTACTCGGCCCGCCCCCCGCCCTGGGTTCTGGCCCCGTCTCCAGCCCAGCCCTCGTCCCACATGGCTCCACCCCTCCTGCCCTGTCGCCCACCCGGACCACGACTCCCGCGGCCAAACTCTCTCATGGCCCCGCCTCttaagctcaggcctgccttgGTCACTTCTATCCCCGCCCCCATCCGCTCTAGCTCCGCTCTAGCCCCGCCCATTCTGCTCCGTCTCGCCTCGGGACCCCGCTCTGTGTTCTGACCCCGCCTCCATCCCAGTCCTCGTCCCGCTCGGCTCCAGCATGGCTTCACCCCTTCTCCCTCATCGCTCACTCCAGCCTCGTCCCCGCCCTCACTCCCGCCCCAACCCGCTCTAACCCCGCCTCTGTCTCCTCGCCCTCCGCCCCGCCAGTACTCGATCTGCCTTCGGGGCCAATCGCCCCGGAGCCGCCCCTCTGCGTCCCCGCCCCCTCTCGTCCTAGCTCCCGCCCCTCCGTAGTCCTGGCCTACTCGCAGCCTCTCGGGCCGGGGCCCGCCCCTGATCCGCCCTGGCTGGGCCTCGCTCCCTTCTGGCCCCTCCCAGCTCTCGCCCCGCCCTCGCCCCGGCCCAGTCCAGCCCCAGTCCATTCCCAGCTTCTCCCTTCGATGACATATGTCCCTCCGGGGCCACCGTCGAGCCTCGTCCGGTCTCCCAGCAACAACAGTTCTAGGGCCAGTGCGCGGGGAGGCCGAGCCATGAACCGGCCTGGGCGCACGGCCCCGGGCTCGCTGCTGTCGGCGCCGCTGCCGCTCACAGCGCTCCACCACCTCTACGCCTGGGTGGACAGCGTGCCCTTCAGCCGCCCCAAGCGCCACCTGGCCCGGGACTTCAGCGACGGCGGTGAGCCCGGCGGGCCGGGAGCGAAGCGGGGCCCAGCTTAGAGACTGGCCCCGCGGCTGGATTCGGGGCTGCCCGGAAGGGGACCGTGAGGGGCTGTGCCGGGGAACTGGCGGCGGGCCGGCGAGGCGGAACGCCATCGCCTGGCATTGGCTGCCTCACAGCCCGGGGAGGGGGCCCGGCTCGAGGCGGCCGGCGCGACGGCTCGGGAATGGGCTGAAGACGGTGTGGGGCGGGGCCCTGTCACTAGGCACCGGGAGATGCAGCTCTGCCACTGGGTGCCGCCTGACAAGGGAGAGGCCGGTCACTAAGCACCCGGTAACGCTGGCCCTCCGATTGGCTGCAATGACAGCAAGGCCTACGGATTGGCTGGGAAAGGCAGGGGTGGAAGCAGTGCTCCTCCGGGATGGACTGCAGATCGGTCCAAACGGAAACGGAGCGAACCGCTGAGCTCGGGACCGCCCGGGCGTCTGGGGCCCGAGACCGCGAGTCAGTTCCGCCCAAAGAGCATTTCGGTGCCAGGCTCCGCCTCGAGCTCTCCGCTTCTTGGGGGCGGCCTGAGAAGGGTTGGTGGCCGCGCCGGCCCCTCCCGCGCTGACTCCTCGCTCTCCCCTGAATTCCCCGCAGTGATGATTGCAGAAATTGTGAAACACTTTCAGCCCAAACTTGTGGAAATGCACAACTACATCCCGACCAGCAACACCGAGCAAAAGCTGAGCAACTGGAGCACCCTCAACAGGCAGGTGCCGCCTGGCCAGGCTGCTTCCGGGAGCCGGAATTCAGGCCTCTGGAAACTGGGGCCAAAAGGCTTCTTGACtgcctggggaggggggagggggggctccCTTCCCGGATGTGGCTTGGACTTGGTCAGCCTTGAAAACCCGGTGGAGTCCCAAAGGGTTCTCGATTAAAGGGGAAAGTGTAGACACCCATGCCAGAGGACCTCGGGTGGGAGTGGAAGCCTCGCTGGCTGCCCAGAGGGCTGGAGGTGGAGAACGGGCAGCCTTTTTCAGTGACGCCAGGAACCCACACAGAGATTGTTTCCCGATGCTTGGCAGCAGTGTAAGCTGCTGCTCTGGAACACTGTGGAGGCTTCTGGCTGACTCTCTGCAgcgcctccccacccccaccacggGCCCAAGGCTTCCTCTGGGACCAGAACCTCCGTGTGGGAGGTCACTCGGGGCCTCCAGACATGTTCGAAATTTCAGGACGATTTGGACAACTTCTagggctcttccagctctgatcCTTCCTTTAGGGGAAAGAAGGGACTGCGAGGTCCCCAATTCCCTTCCCCCAAACTGCCTTTGAAGGCTCCGGGAGCTTCTCCCCGGGGCCCTGCTGTGTCGGAGGCAGGTGGTTTCTCTGGGAAACCAGGACATGCATTTGTGCCAAGACTTCGGAGAGGGCCGGGGCCTCTGGCGGGACCCTGAGACAGGAGAGCCTGGGGAGGCCCGTTAGTCTCTGAAGTGATGCTTCAGAGCGCCGCACTATTGCCTCTTTAGGGGCCGGGGCGGGAGTGAGCACCTGTCTCCAGACTCTGGGAGGAGGGACGGGAGGGAGGCCCTTTCCGACATCCCCCTCCCTTCTGGCTTTTCCCCCATCCTGCCTGTACAGCTTGACATCCTCAGCCTTTCCCAGGGCTCCATTGGCTGAGCTAGCAGGAGGCCACATCTTGGGCCCTTAGGCCGGCCTTTGAAGCCCTCTGGTCTCCCAATTGCTTTTCAGGAAGGTGTTCCCTAAACTACGCTTCTATGTCTCAGAGGAGGACATTCGGAGGGTCGTCATCAGCACCCCAGGAGCCATCGAGTCTGTGCTGTCTACCCTGAGGcagaaagtggaagaaaaatgcCAAAAGAAGGCCACCCAGGAGACCAGGGTAAACACAAAGGTGCATGCCAGCCCCTCAGCCTCATGGGGGTGCTGCTGGGCCTCGCCGTTAGGGAggtgcccctccccacccccgtTTGCTTCCCTGAGCAGCGAGGGCCCAGGAGGTGGCAGGAGCTCCGCTTCCATGGATGGGAGGGAGGCTGGTGACTCCCGGCTGTCTCTAGATAAAAGAGAGGCTCTGAGGCCCTCCCCAGGctgctccctcctccttctcattCACCTTCCCAGACTATTTTGGCCAAACTTCGTGCCTCCAGGCCTTGGTGAAGATgattccaccccacccccacccccacccacccccgtATCTTCTGGTTTGAATTTCAGTTTTAGGGGGTGGCTGGGTGACTCTgaggatagagaggcaggcctggaggcagaaggtcccaggttcaagtgtggccccagatacttcccagctgtgtgcccctgggcacgacacttaatccccactgcctagccctcccgctcttctgccttggagcgcatacttggtactgattctagggcagaaggtgAGGGTCCTTTTAAAGATCCCCACCTGCTGCAAGAGCCGCACACgagtccttctcctccttctttggtctctttgggttgCAGACCTGGTAGAGGTTACCCTGGACCCTTTAGGATAAGCACAAAGTTCGAAATTGTCCTCTAGATGGCTAGACCAGTTCAGGACTCCCCCGGCCCGGCTTTAGTGTCTCTTTGCCCACGTCCCCTCCAgaatttgtccttttccttttctgtcatgggAGCCAATCCTCTAGGGGGGAGGTGGTTCctcagttgctttaatttgcctttctccaaaCGGTAGGGATTTAAAGCATTCTTGCTGTATGGTTCCTGTGAGTCTTGATATCTTTATCCGAAAACTTCTTGTTcttatcctttaaccatttatcaattgaagaattgCTTTTACTCTTGTCAATTTGACTCCGTTTCCTGCATgtctgagaaatgaggcctttctcAGGGAATCCTGCTGTGATTCCCTCCCCCCAGCCCcgtttcctctttttcttcacatttttagcAGCATTGGCTTTGTTCggacaaaacttttaaattttatgtaattacaGTGATCCATTTTATCTCCAGGAAGCCCTGTGGCTTGTGTTTGGTCCTGAACTCTGCCTCGACCCCTAGAGCTTCTTCTGGGCATCGCCAGTTTGCTTTACGATACCTTCCTTTGCATCTAAATCATCAGCCCATTTGGAGCTTATCTCGGCATGTGGTGTGGCATGTTGGTCTAAGCCCACTTTCTGCCAGACTCTgccttccagttttcccaacctTTGTTGCACGAATTGTATGTGAACCCAGACCGTGCCACTGACCCAGGCCTCTATTCCTCAGCCAGCTCCACCTTGCCCGGATGATGCAGTGGAATAGAGTAGTTGGAGATCTGCTCCTGCAGCGCCCCCTTCCTGCCTTGCCATTTTTCATTGACCTCCAGATGGCTTGTGCTACCGTTTCTAGTCATTGGCGGGTGGCGCTCCTGAGGAAACAAGCATGGCTGGTCTTGACACTTCGGTTACGTCGACTCGGCCTTTCCATGATCAATTCAGCTTTCTCCGTACCATTTCGCATTAGATCTGTCTAAGTCAGCGCCAAGAGTGTTTTGTGATTTTGTTCGTTTAGTTGCTGTCTTGGCAGAGAGATCCCCAAGGAGTCTAGGCCGCCGGTGGTGgttttaaatgcaatttctctttttctgtctcttccccctGCCCCCGATGCCTTGGTGCACATAGAACACCAACAGGCCCATGTCACGTTTCTCTGCTTTTCGAAGCAGCTGCCGCCTCCTCGGCTCCCCTGGTCCTTCTTGGTGGCAGTCGAGCTAGGTGTGGGCAGGCCCAGGCACAAGGACCGTGTGTCCACACTCAGAGGTTAGCCAGCCTCGTCTCAAGGTGGGCTGCCGGCCGCCATCTTTGACAAAGGACGAGCGCAGAGGTGCAGCCCTCTCCCGCTTGCCAGAGCTTACCAAGGACCACCAGAGGAGGTCAGCCGGCTCctctgagagaagaaagaagcttTTCTTGGGGAGGATGGGGCGAGGCTCACGGGCGACAGGGAGATGGCCGGGCTGCTCAGCTTGTGCTTTGGAGGATGACTTCTGTGTGAGATGTGAGAAGACCGAGATGGTGACCAGGGACTCGATGGCCAAGATAAGGGGGAGACTCAGAGTGGACCTGAtgagaaaagggggggggggcgaagcatttataaagcacccactacatgccagacactgggctaagcactttacaaacatcccatttgagcttcacaacaaccctgggcgGTGGTaccattattttctccattttacagtggaggaaactgaggcaggcagcaccACAGGAACTTGCTCAGGGATGcccagctaggcagtatctgagttcagatttgaactgaggtcctcctgacttcaggccccacATTGGGCATTCTGGCACCCCCAGCTGCCTCACTTGCTAATGAAGGCAAGTCCTCTGGGCCAGATAAAGGACACCCTGGGGCCTGAAAGAATTGGCCGATGGGCCTGCTGAGCTCCTTCCTGGGGCATTTGTATGATCTAGATTCCAGACAATGGGACACGTCCCAGGAGAGGAGGGGGCATGACTGACTCCCAAGCTCAGAAAAAGGCAAGTCTTTGCTTCCTGGGGATAGGATCGTTGGGGTGATGTCAGGCTCACCTCCCCAGGAGTATAGGCAGGCCATGCCAAGGCTGTCACTGACCTGGTTTGGGGGGTTAGGGAACCAGTTCTAGAGCAGATTGGCTGGCACGAGGGAGGGAAGCTGCCTGCCTTGCAGCCCTGCCTCTGTGGTTGGCCCCGGGCTCTGTTCTTGGCTCATCCCTTCAccaagggagaagggaatgatgAGCCATCACAAAAGGATCTTGACAAGAAAAAGCACCAGGAGCCATGACAGAGTCCTAGAGATATAGCAGCTGTTCCAAAGAAGATCTGGGGGTCTCAGTTGGAGTCAGCAGTGGTCCATGGCATCCAGAAAGCCAGTCCCACTTTGGAAGGGCAGAGCTTCAGGATGAGGGAAGAGAGAGTCCTTCGCCCCATTCCCTGCTCGGATCAGACCTCATCCAAAGGCTTATGTTCCTCCCCGGACGCTGCGGCAGAAGGACTTTCAAAATTGGAGGCCAGCCAGGATGGGGAAGGCCCTCTGGGCCCTGGCGTCCAAGGATCTGTTGCCCGGACACAGAGAAGTCTGAGGGGGGACGTGACCCATGTCTCGGCGTGCTTTAGGGAGTGGTCATGGGAGGAAAGATCAGACCTTTCGTGCCTGGCCCCAGGAGCAGAGCCAGCAGCAATGGGGTGCAGGTGGCCTGGGAGGCTGGATGTGTCCTCGTCCTCGAGGGAGTTACAGAGGAAGGGCCCCTTCTGTCTCTCGGCCTCCGCCAGTTTGTGGGGTCTGGGGGCCCCTTGGCTCTCGGTGAGAAGGTCACGTACCACAGCACAGGTCAGGAAGGGGGCCGATGGGCGAGTTCGGCCCAAAGGTCTCATCTGCCTCTGGGGCTTCTCCGAGGGCTGTGGCTTGTGGTGGCCTCTTCTCCATGGCCCAGCCCTTGAGCATCTCTAGTAAACCCCAGCTGTGGGAGCCCAAGTACCAGCTTGAGGCAGAAGCCCAGCCCAGCCCCCAGCATTGGTTGTTCTTTTAACTGGCCCTTGTAGACCTTTGGTCTGACTGTGGCCCCTCGCAGgggtttcctggcaaagatgctggagcggCTCGCACCTCCTCCTCCAGCTCCCGACACAGATGACGTGCCTTCGGGCTGTGCCCGGTTCTGTTTGAGTTCACCTGCACGGTGATGTGTCAGCCTCCCCAGACAAAGCAGGGACCCCAAAAGCCACCAGCGCCGCCACATCACAGGCTTTCAGACCCCCTGAGGAGGCTTCTCTCCTGTTGTTCAAGAATGGAATCAGCCACAgggtctgcctgcctgcctgcctgccttcaaagagcttaccaGCTGCCCATTCCCTCTGTCTTGCCAGGCCTGACTCCTCTGGGGAGAGTCCTGCTGCCCAGGCCAAAGAGATTCTCTTTTTCCCAGGAGCCCCATCCTGAGGCCTCCCAGCTCCTTCAAGGCTTCTTCAACCTACCTTCTTAGGGAAGACCCTCCATCCCCACCCCGCCATGGGGCCAAGAGCTATGCGGGCGGCACTGGGAAGCCAAGGGATGTTTTGGCTTTTCCGGCCCTCTTGCTAGGAGTCCTGCTGCTGTGTATGTGGCTCTATTGACTTGGGGCCATGGCAGAGCTTGGATCCTCGGTGGGGTGGGTGAACCATGCCTTTGGACCTCAGCTTAGGCCACTTCTGGGCTTTCCCTTCCAGGTCCTTCTGCTTCTGACCCAAGGCATGGGCCCGCCTCTACCTGTAGGCCAATCTGCATTGAATTGCTGTGCTGGGGGGTCTCAAGGCCTTTTGTGTGTCTAAGATGTTGCTTTATATACACGTGGCTCTTGGAGCCACCAGAGATCCCAGAGGAAGACTCGGGAGCACCGATGCTCGACCCTGGGAAGCCACTGTCCTCTTCCCGTTCATCACTGAATGAACACATACATTCACTGCCAATGTGTGTGCGTCCTTGGGGGCCAGGGAGATGGGGGCTGGGAAATGTTAACTGTAGGGCAGGCTTAGTGGCCcatgaaaggaggagagaggactCTGGGAGCTGGCGTGGCAGGAGGCAGGGTGCTGGGTGAATCTTGAGAAGGGAGAACAAGAGGGAACCCATTCTTCTCTGGACCAAGTGACATGGGCTAGGGTTAGGGTTAGTCCCAGAGGAAGAGAAACTCAAGGGGCCTGTTCTGGAGGCAGGAAGGAGCCCAGAATGGCTGGAGGGGGAAGGATCTCCTCTGTTAAACGAATGGCCCCACTGCCCTCCTAGAATCCGCTAGTAACAGACAAGCAGAAGAACCAATTCTAGCGATTTCCACTGGAATGCTggaagaaaaataacttgtgttTTGAGTACAGACCATCTACGTGTCTGCCTGTGAG is from Gracilinanus agilis isolate LMUSP501 chromosome 2, AgileGrace, whole genome shotgun sequence and encodes:
- the LOC123234399 gene encoding sperm flagellar protein 1-like, yielding MNRPGRTAPGSLLSAPLPLTALHHLYAWVDSVPFSRPKRHLARDFSDGVMIAEIVKHFQPKLVEMHNYIPTSNTEQKLSNWSTLNRQVFPKLRFYVSEEDIRRVVISTPGAIESVLSTLRQKVEEKCQKKATQETRVNTKDPIGFDSININRHLAELENSKSADCPTTRVPSGKKIPSQKGEDRISDYSGRQDSGFGQCPHNEPNFQQLLEEKEQALTMLQETVQILQMKVHRLEHLVQLKDMRIEDLTRHLNTPK
- the LOC123234398 gene encoding glycine-rich protein DOT1-like — translated: MDWGWTGPGRGRGESWEGPEGSEAQPGRIRGGPRPERLRVGQDYGGAGARTRGGGDAEGRLRGDWPRRQIEYWRGGGRGDRGGVRAGWGGSEGGDEAGVSDEGEGVKPCWSRAGRGLGWRRGQNTERGPEARRSRMGGARAELERMGAGIEVTKAGLSLRGGAMREFGRGSRGPGGRQGRRGGAMWDEGWAGDGARTQGGGRAE